A window of the Henckelia pumila isolate YLH828 chromosome 3, ASM3356847v2, whole genome shotgun sequence genome harbors these coding sequences:
- the LOC140892941 gene encoding cyclic dof factor 4, giving the protein MAHEVQEEDKSSSRIKLFGATISLKQRSDGHEEPKKTDPTSEKRPDKIIPCPRCKSMETKFCYFNNYNVNQPRHFCKGCQRYWTAGGALRNVPVGAGRRKTKPPCGGLAALSEGCLFDASGMQQIMDFDEVVEEWQVAHNGGLRQLFPAKRRRCASNSQSY; this is encoded by the coding sequence ATGGCTCATGAGGTTCAAGAGGAAGACAAATCATCATCAAGAATCAAGCTATTTGGGGCCACGATTTCTCTGAAACAGAGATCAGACGGCCACGAAGAGCCCAAGAAAACTGATCCAACGTCTGAAAAGCGTCCGGACAAGATCATCCCATGCCCCAGATGCAAGAGCATGGAAACCAAGTTCTGTTACTTCAACAACTACAATGTTAATCAGCCCAGGCACTTCTGCAAGGGATGTCAGAGATACTGGACCGCCGGCGGAGCTCTCCGAAACGTTCCCGTCGGAGCTGGACGGCGGAAGACCAAGCCACCGTGCGGGGGGCTGGCGGCGTTGTCGGAGGGCTGCTTGTTTGATGCCTCGGGGATGCAACAGATCATGGACTTCGACGAGGTTGTGGAGGAGTGGCAGGTGGCGCACAACGGCGGCCTACGGCAGCTCTTTCCGGCGAAGAGGAGGAGATGCGCCTCGAATAGTCAAAGCTATTAA
- the LOC140886375 gene encoding 14-3-3-like protein B isoform X1 translates to MAASKDRENFVYIAKLAEQAERYDEMVDAMKNVAKLDVELTIEERNLLSVGYKNVIGARRASWRILSSIEQKEEAKGHEQNVKRIKEYRHKVESELSTICGDIMTVIDEHLIPSSSGVESTVFFYKMKGDYYRYLAEFKTGNERKEAADESMKAYQAATNAAESDLSPTHPIRLGLALNFSVFYYEILNSPERACHLAKQAFDEAISELDTLSEESYKDSTLIMQLLRDNLTLWTSDITEDGEEGQKVDGLARAADNDAE, encoded by the exons ATGGCTGCCTCAAAGGATCGTGAAAACTTTGTCTACATAGCCAAACTTGCAGAGCAAGCCGAACGTTATGAtg AAATGGTGGATGCCATGAAAAATGTTGCGAAGCTTGATGTTGAATTGACAATTGAGGAGCGGAACTTGTTGTCTGTTGGTTATAAAAATGTGATTGGAGCTCGAAGGGCTTCGTGGAGGattttatcatcaattgaacaaaaagaaGAGGCGAAGGGACATGAACAAAATGTGAAAAGAATCAAGGAGTACAGGCACAAAGTTGAGTCGGAGTTGTCCACTATTTGTGGCGACATCATGACTGTGATTGATGAGCACTTGATCCCTTCCTCATCAGGTGTCGAATCCACCGTGTTTTTCTATAAGAT GAAAGGAGACTACTATCGATACCTGGCAGAGTTTAAGACAGGCAATGAGCGGAAGGAGGCAGCTGATGAATCAATGAAGGCCTATCAG GCAGCCACCAATGCAGCAGAATCAGATCTGTCTCCAACACATCCTATTCGATTGGGTTTGGCATTGAACTTCTCTGTCTTCTACTATGAAATTTTGAACTCTCCAGAAAG GGCCTGCCACCTTGCTAAACAGGCATTTGATGAAGCTATCTCGGAGTTGGATACGTTGAGTGAAGAATCATACAAAGATAGTACTTTAATCATGCAGCTCCTGAGGGATAACCTTACCTTGTGGACTTCTGACATTACAGAGGATGGAG AAGAAGGCCAAAAGGTAGATGGGCTTGCAAGAGCCGCTGACAACGACGCAGAG TAA
- the LOC140886375 gene encoding 14-3-3-like protein B isoform X2: MAASKDRENFVYIAKLAEQAERYDEMVDAMKNVAKLDVELTIEERNLLSVGYKNVIGARRASWRILSSIEQKEEAKGHEQNVKRIKEYRHKVESELSTICGDIMTVIDEHLIPSSSGVESTVFFYKMKGDYYRYLAEFKTGNERKEAADESMKAYQAATNAAESDLSPTHPIRLGLALNFSVFYYEILNSPERACHLAKQAFDEAISELDTLSEESYKDSTLIMQLLRDNLTLWTSDITEDGEGQKVDGLARAADNDAE, translated from the exons ATGGCTGCCTCAAAGGATCGTGAAAACTTTGTCTACATAGCCAAACTTGCAGAGCAAGCCGAACGTTATGAtg AAATGGTGGATGCCATGAAAAATGTTGCGAAGCTTGATGTTGAATTGACAATTGAGGAGCGGAACTTGTTGTCTGTTGGTTATAAAAATGTGATTGGAGCTCGAAGGGCTTCGTGGAGGattttatcatcaattgaacaaaaagaaGAGGCGAAGGGACATGAACAAAATGTGAAAAGAATCAAGGAGTACAGGCACAAAGTTGAGTCGGAGTTGTCCACTATTTGTGGCGACATCATGACTGTGATTGATGAGCACTTGATCCCTTCCTCATCAGGTGTCGAATCCACCGTGTTTTTCTATAAGAT GAAAGGAGACTACTATCGATACCTGGCAGAGTTTAAGACAGGCAATGAGCGGAAGGAGGCAGCTGATGAATCAATGAAGGCCTATCAG GCAGCCACCAATGCAGCAGAATCAGATCTGTCTCCAACACATCCTATTCGATTGGGTTTGGCATTGAACTTCTCTGTCTTCTACTATGAAATTTTGAACTCTCCAGAAAG GGCCTGCCACCTTGCTAAACAGGCATTTGATGAAGCTATCTCGGAGTTGGATACGTTGAGTGAAGAATCATACAAAGATAGTACTTTAATCATGCAGCTCCTGAGGGATAACCTTACCTTGTGGACTTCTGACATTACAGAGGATGGAG AAGGCCAAAAGGTAGATGGGCTTGCAAGAGCCGCTGACAACGACGCAGAG TAA